In Triticum urartu cultivar G1812 chromosome 6, Tu2.1, whole genome shotgun sequence, the following proteins share a genomic window:
- the LOC125516085 gene encoding coniferyl alcohol acyltransferase-like, translating into MASNSRVRVLSRSTVKALGSSATPAPPRVLAVSNLDLLPQNIPVSLFCAYRRPSSGAVFRDVVAAFEAKLPSLLDHFLPLTGRIVVDPRSGRPEMLHCDNQGAELVLAESGVALASLDYGHLGASLAEVGVPVKYDAGVALSVQLVSFACGGFAIAWASNHVLMDGYSLCIIATAWSELARTGAVVSVAPNHDRSVFRPRATPSYGPSFGEQFTPLDGAHLVNALTTQCSFVERTYYVEARDLEMLRSQASQDGVVATRLEALSAYLWKAFAAVVGASDESCRMGWWVNGRRRLSAPRYRAAMRDYVGNVTTFAVAEAGVEDTRRRSLQDIASTVRETIRSTATDEHFQQLVDWVEEHMATKYVETACVGLGSPALSVTSFATFSLDTDFGFGRAALTMPTGEDCGRLCSGFVQIIARPGGDGWLVATYVWPRLAAALDSDDRRIFKPLTADYLGLGQYSRL; encoded by the coding sequence ATGGCAAGCAACTCGCGCGTCCGTGTCTTGAGCCGGAGCACCGTGAAGGCGTTAGGCTCCTCCGCCACACCCGCACCACCGCGCGTCCTCGCAGTCTCCAACCTCGACCTGCTGCCCCAGAACATCCCCGTCTCGCTCTTCTGCGCCTACCGGaggccctcctccggcgccgtcTTCCGCGACGTCGTCGCGGCCTTCGAGGCGAAGCTGCCGTCCCTGCTGGATCACTTCCTCCCCCTGACCGGCCGCATCGTCGTCGACCCGCGGTCCGGGCGCCCGGAGATGCTGCACTGCGACAACCAGGGCGCCGAGCTCGTCCTCGCCGAGTCCGGCGTGGCCCTGGCGAGCCTGGACTACGGCCACCTTGGCGCGTCGCTGGCGGAGGTCGGCGTCCCCGTCAAGTACGACGCCGGCGTCGCGCTTTCGGTGCAGCTGGTGTCCTTCGCCTGCGGTGGGTTCGCCATAGCGTGGGCCAGCAACCACGTGCTCATGGACGGCTACTCGCTGTGCATTATCGCCACCGCGTGGTCAGAGCTTGCGCGAACCGGGGCGGTCGTCTCCGTCGCCCCGAACCACGACCGCTCCGTGTTCCGCCCACGCGCTACGCCGTCCTACGGCCCCTCCTTCGGCGAGCAGTTCACGCCGCTGGACGGCGCGCACCTCGTCAACGCCCTGACCACCCAGTGCTCCTTCGTCGAGCGCACGTACTACGTCGAGGCGCGGGACCTCGAGATGCTGCGCTCTCAGGCGAGCCAGGACGGTGTGGTGGCCACCCGCCTCGAGGCGCTGTCCGCGTACCTGTGGAAGGCCTTCGCCGCCGTCGTGGGCGCGTCCGACGAGAGCTGCCGCATGGGCTGGTGGGTGAACGGGCGGCGCCGTCTCTCCGCGCCGAGGTACAGAGCGGCGATGCGGGACTACGTCGGCAACGTCACCACGTTCGCGGTGGCTGAGGCGGGCGTGGAGGACACCCGCCGGCGGTCGCTCCAAGACATCGCGTCGACGGTGCGCGAGACGATCAGGTCCACGGCCACGGACGAGCACTTCCAGCAGCTGGTGGACTGGGTGGAGGAGCACATGGCTACCAAGTACGTCGAGACGGCCTGCGTGGGGTTGGGTAGTCCGGCGCTGAGCGTGACGTCGTTCGCGACGTTCAGTTTGGACACCGACTTCGGCTTCGGTCGCGCCGCGCTGACGATGCCCACAGGGGAGGACTGCGGGAGGCTGTGCAGTGGCTTCGTGCAGATCATCGCGCGCCCGGGAGGCGACGGCTGGCTTGTCGCCACGTACGTCTGGCCGAGGCTCGCCGCCGCGCTTGATTCCGACGACCGGCGCATCTTCAAGCCTCTGACCGCTGACTACCTCGGCCTCGGTCAGTATAGCCGTCTCTGA